TAAATATCCATATGTTCTCCTAAGCAATGTCGATAAACTTGTGCGTCTGGAGGCTGAGCCTCCACAGCGGGCGATCCTGGCAGATTCTGACAGCATCTTCTGTTGCCTGTGACTGACCTGCATAATCGCGCGGTTGCAGAAAAAAATGTTTGAAATCCAGTTGCTCAAAATCCTGTACGGAGATGCCCTCTTGAGGCCAGACGAGCTTTAGCTCGCTCCCGGATGTAACAACCAGTTTCGTTCCCGCCTTGGGGCTGACCGTAATCCAGTCCAGGCCTTTGGGCAGGGCGAGCGTCCCGTTGGTTTCTATTCCTGTTTCCACACCGTAGCGGCCCAACTCCTGCAACAATTCTTCCGTAAGTTGCAGGGCAGGCTCCCCACCTGTGAAGACCACGTAAGGCCGATAGCCCGGATGCGTATAGCTGGGGAAAAAAGAGCAGATCGCCTGGGCCAGCGTAGGGGCGTTTTTGAATTCTCCGCCCGATTTCTCGGCCCCGAGAAAGTCTGTATCGCAAAATGGGCATTTGGCAAATTTGCGATCTTCTTCCCGCCCTGACCAAAGGTTGCAGCCGGAAAAACGGCAGAAAACCGCGGGGCGGCCCGCGTGGAACCCTTCCCCCTGCAACGTATAAAAAATTTCCTTGACTGCAAAGCTCACTATATTTCTCCAGTTCCACCGCACAGTTGCCATGCGCTGCCTTTTACCTCACAGGCAGGCAGCCGCAATTTTTTTGCGTGAAGCGCGTATTCTTATACCCTCAGAGACATGCTGAGGCAAAATGTGTATTTTATCAAGAATATCGGTGGAGTGCTGGCAGCATCCAGGTAAAGGACTTGCAGTTTTTGAAAAGCAAGCGCCGGGATTTTTGCGCGCCCGTACTCCTGCACGGAAGCATCAAAACCCCGGCGCTAACGCATTCAGTGCGGCAAAACCGTGTTTGCGGCATTACGCCAGACATGCACGCCAATTCCCGATTGGGGGATGGAGCCAGTTATGGAGCCAGTTATGGAGTCTGATCAGTTCGCCTGTCCTTCCAGCTCTGCGAGATGATTGCGGGCAAAATCCAGGCTGGCGTCAAGCTCCAGTGCGGCGCTCAGATATTCGCGGGCCTGCCCGGCATTGCCCATGAATTTTTCGCACAGGCCGAGGTTGGCCAGATCCATTGCAGAGCCTTTGTCCACCCGCAGCACAGCCTTAAAGGCCTCAGCCGCCTTGGCATAGTCGCCAGTCTTGAAGTGGGCCACGCCAAGCAGGTTGCCGTATTCCTTCATGTCCGGGCAGAGCCTGGCTGCGGCTGCCAGCGCGGGCAGGGCCTCCTGCCAGCGGCATTCAAGGGTGTCTGTATAGCCAAGGTAAAAGGAGGCCAGAGCCTGGGAATCGGCGTCCGGTTGCAGGGGCACGGCTGCGGCAAAGGCGCTGCGGGCAGTGTTGAAGTCTTCCGCGCGCAGGGCCAGCATGCCTTCAAAAAAAGGCAGAAAATGCGCGCCGGGATAGCATGATTCCAGCACTTTCAACCCGTGCAGCACTGTCTCCGCATCGGCTTCCTCTACGAGCTTGCGGCCCACAAAGAGGCCAAGGCTCTGGTTGCGGTCGCGCTCGCGAAAATGCAGGCCCGGCACAATGCTGTAGTGGGTGGGGATGCCAAGGCGCGGATGCGTGGTTTCTACCGCGTAAAGCTCCAGCGGGGCAAGGCCGCGCAGGGCAGTGAGCAGTTCTTCGCGGATATCGGCGTTTTCCACGGTGGGCAGGCTGGCAAGGGAGACGGTTGGGCCTTCGATAAGCCAGTTGATCTGCTCAAGGGCCGTGTACTTGGAAAGGCCCGAGGCCTCGTAGCAGGCGCGGGTGCAAAAATCGCCTGCAAGCTGGGCAACTTCCGTAACCGCGCGGATGGCCGCCTTGGCAGGAGAAGCCGCAGTGCCGGCGGTATAGATGATTTCAGAACTGTCGGGAAAGGTTTTGGGATCCCAGGCCACGGCGGCAACCGTGGGCAGGGGCATGCCCTGCGAAAAATCTTTCAGCACAATGCGTATGCCCTCGCGCTCAAAGGCCGCCAGCAGTTCGGCCAGCACCGGGTCAAAGGCGCAGGATGCCGGGTCGATGGTGGGCGTGGTGGGCAGGTTGCGGTCAACCCGGCAGCACACGTGGCGCTCAATCAGTTCGCTCAGGCCTTGCAGCAGCGATTCTTCACGGCTGTTGCCAGCCGAAGTGCCGTTAAATTCGCCAAGCAGCTTGAACCAGTCCAGCGGCAGCCATACGGTTTTGCCGTCCAGCAGGCGGGTGGCGGGGTAGAACTGCCAGTGCGTGAGGTCAAGCACACGGCGGGCATCCTGCGGCGAAAGGGTGTCGTCCACCGAGCGCAGCATGGCCTCAATGGATAGCAGGTCGTTGCCAAAGCGGGCCTCGGCCTCGCTCCATGTGGCGCTGACCATGTGGGGGCGTTCTTCCCAAAAGCTGAAAAAGGCAAAACGCTCCATCAGTTCCATAAGGGCCGAAGCTTCGGCCTGTTCGGCGGAGGAGCCTTTGCCCATCTGTTTGCGGGTGGGCATGATGCGCCGGGCATCGGCCCCGCACACGCTCAGGAACACGGGTATGCCAAGCCTGCCTACGTCCACGCGGCGCGTTTTTGACAAAATGTCGAGGCGGGAGGAATCCAGCCGCTCGCGAACGCGGGCAATGGTCTGCGCGGGGCTCATGGTTTTGTCCAGATCGCGCGTGTAGCCCTTGGGGCAGGGGGTCAGAGTTATAATGGGCAACTGCTCGTTCATGGCCGCTCCAGAATCAGAATGCTGTACAGACGGCGCTGTTCTTCGCCGTTTTCATCGTGGGATTTAACGCCGATGCGGCCTTCGGTTATCTTGAAGGTCTTGGCCGCGATTTTGCCAAAATGGGGTTTGGCGCGGGCTACATCAGTGCAGAAAAATGCCTTGCCGCCGGGCGCGAGGTGGCGATCCACAAACTTGACCAGCGGCCTGTGCAGGTCGTCCAGATAGAGAATTTCCGAGGCGGCGATAATGTCAAAACCGCTGGCAAAGCGCGGGTCGCGCCCCGGCGCGGTCACGTCCACATGGGTGACTTCAATCTGGTCGCCCAGGCCGTTGCGCAACACGTTGGCCCTGGCAAAGCGCAGGGCCTGCTCCACCACATCGCTCAGCACCACGCGCGCAAAGCCGTAGCGGGCTGCCACAAGGCTCAGCGCGCCGCAGCCTGCGCCAAGCTCCAGCAGGCTTTTGCCCTGCGGTTCGTACTTGCGCAGCAGGCGGCCCAGCACAAAAGAACCGGGCCAAAGCTTTGCCCACAGGGGCAGATCCTTGAGCGGATCATGGATGGCCTTGCGTTGCAGCAGTTTGTCCAGATGGGCGCTCATGTTCTGTATGGAGAGCACCTGAAGGGGATTTTCGTCCACATGCAGCGGCTCGAATTCCACATCAAAATCGGTGCGGATGCGTTCCAGCAGGGTCTCAAGTTCGGTGGCATGGGCTGGGGAAAGACTGGTAGATGTTTCCTCGGGTGACAGAGGCGTGCACTGGGGGTCAGACATGGATGTTCCTTGCAAAGGGGAATACAAAGGCTTCGATAAGTTAGTTACTATACCCGCATTTGAGGTGCATGGCAATCCTTATTGATTAAGTAGGTATTGCGGAGGGCCAGCGCCCCGCAAAAGAGGTTCAGCCCGCCAGAGGGACTCGACCCGGCAGGGGAAGTCTGGCATTGTTGTCTGGTCGGCTGGTGTGCCAGTGGCCCCGCCGCAAACACTGAGCGAGAGGATTATGAAGCAGATTTTTCGTTTGGAAATGGTTGTGGCCGAAGAAGATGCAGACCGCGCCACCGGCTTGCTGACCTTGGGTGTGCCCTTTGGCTGGGAAGAAGAAACCCTGCCCACTGGTGAAACCCGCTTTCGCGTGCATTGCGAAAACCCCGAATTCATCAACAACCTGCAAAGCGACCTTCAGGCCCGCATTCCCGCTGCGGAATACACCCTGACCACGCTTGAGGATCAGGACTGGCTGGCAGCATGGCGGCAGTTTTTTACGCCTGTGCCCTGCGGCAACCGTTTTGTGGTGCTGCCCCCCTGGCTTGCCGACAGCAATGATTTTCCTGGCCGGGAAAAGATTGTTATCGAGCCCAAGAGCGCGTTTGGTACGGGCCATCATGCCACCACGGCCCTGTGCCTCACCGTGCTGAGCGAGCTTGTGGAAGCCGGGCGCGTCAAGCCGGGCCAGCATTTTCTGGACCTCGGCACTGGCTCGGGCGTGCTTGGCATTGCCTGCTGCAAGAGCGGCCTGACCGGTGAAGGTTACGACATCGACATGCTCGCCGTGGAAAATGCCATTGAAAACAGGCAGATCAACGGAATCGAGGGCTTTGAAGTGGGCCTTGGCAGCATAGACGCGCTCGAAGGCCGTACCTATGATCTGGTGCTGGCAAATATTCTGGCCCGCCCGCTGATTGATCTTGCCCAGCGCATTGTGTGGGCCTGCAAGCCCGGCGCATGCCTGGTGCTCTCCGGCCTGCTTGAAATTCAGGCCGACAGCGTGGAAGAAGCCTACATGGCCCAATGCCTGCCCAAGCCCCGCCGCGTTATTGACGGCGAGTGGTGCGCGCTGGTCTGGGATTAGCATTGACGGTATTTGCTCTGGCAACTGCGGCGGCGCAGGCGGATATTTCGTCTGCGTTGCCCGGTTTGCCCATTGTTCTTGCGCCGGAAACCGCCCCGGCAATGCTCTTTGCCATATTGGTCGGGCTTGGTGTGGTCTTGCAGTTTGCGGGCAGGTTTTACGCTAGCCGTGGCGCAGCCCTGCTTGGAGCGGGCCTTGTGCTCGGCGCGGGCCTGTTTGACCGCGACCCGGTGCTGGTGGTTGGGCAGCTTGTGCTTGTGGCGGCCCTGTGGCCCAAGGCGCGCAAGAAGTCCCGCACGGCGGCAGATCGGCGAACCCGTAATTAGGCCTGGAATCAGGGCATTGCTCAGGTCATTGATCTGGCCGTTGCTTTGCGCGGCGTTCCACCCTGATCGGGGGCGGGAATCTGCCCGGAACTCAACGCGAGATGCAGGCTGTTCTTGCTATCGGCGCTGATCCCAGGTGGGGATGGGCGGCGGAGTGTAGTTGTCGAGCTCTTTCAGCGTAGTGCCCATGCGCGTATTGCCCATGCGCGTATTGCCCATGCGGGTAGGGCGTCCGTTGGGGCCGCGCATCACAGGCCCGCAAGACTGCGCTTCAATGACAGGCGGTATGTCCGCCGGGTCGGGGCGCAGCACTTCATCAGCAGAATGCAGATAGGGCAGAGGATCAACGGCTTTGCCGGAGGCGTCCAGCAGGCCAAAGTGCAGGTGGGCCCCGGTGGTTCTGCCGGTGCACCCCACAAGCCCCACGGGTTCGCCTGCGGTAACGCGCTGCCCGGTTTTTACCAGAGTTTTTGACATGTGCCCGTAGCGCGCCGTCATGCCGTCTTCCTGTCGGATGTCAACGGAGATGCCCAGTGGGCCGTTTTCTCCAGCGCGGATGACTGTGCCGGGCTTGAAGGCCGTGACAGGCCAGCCCATGTGCGCGCGGATGTCTACACCCCCATGATCGCGCATGACCACGCCGCGCCTGCTGAGCCAGCCGGGCATGCGGCGGTTGCCAAAGGGGGATGTAATCAGCTCTCGCAGGGGCGGCAAGGAACGGCAAACCTCGGCATTGGCGGCTGATCCGGGATGGGCTGATTCCGGTATTGCTGGGGAAGATTCAGGCGCTGCATGCTGGCTGCTGGCAGATGTTTTTTGCGCGTCTGTTTGTCCGGCCTTGGATTCTGGGCTGTCTGGCTGGCCCGCGCTGGGTTCCGCAGCAAGTTCCGTGGCAGGTTTTGCGCTGTCGGCAGCGGGCGCGACCGATGCGCCCTCGGCAACAAGTTCCGTGGGAGGGCAGCCAAGGGCTATGCAGAGGGCACCAAGCGCGAGTCTGCTCAGAAATTTCGACACGTATTCTCCCCGTCTGTGGCTGCGTTTTGAGCGCGAACAGGTCGGCAGCATACGGTGCACTGTAAAAAATGCAAGCCAGGCTTACTGCACATACGGCGAAAAGCCCGGCACAAGGAGGCAGCACATGCAGTTACGATCCATCACCGGAGACGTCACGGGGCGTCCCACTATTGATGGCGCAGGTGTGCGCCTTGTGCGCGTGCTTGGTTCGCCCACAGTCAAAACATTTGATCCCTTTCTTATGCTTGATGCCTTTGATTCCGTAAATCCGGAGGATTACGTAAAGGGTTTTCCCATGCATCCTCACCGGGGCATTGAAACCTTCACCTATCTTGTGAATGGCGTCATTGAACACAAGGACAGCCTGGGCAATGCTGGCGTTATCCGCGATGGCGGCTGCCAGTGGATGACCGCCGGGAGCGGTATTCTGCATCAGGAGATGCCCCTTGCCTCGCCGCGCATGCTCGGTCTGCAACTCTGGATCAATCTGCCAGCCACGCACAAGATGACCGATCCCAAGTACCGCGACATCACCATTGACATGGTGCCGCGTGTTGAGGAAGAGGCCGCTTCCGTGGCCGTGGTCGCGGGTGAATACAAGGGCGTTGAAGGCGCTGCCAGGGGCGACTATGTGGACGTGCGTTTTCTTGACGTGCGGCTCAAACCCGGGGCGCGCTGGCAGGTGGAGACCAACCCCGCCCACACTGTTTTTGCCTATCTGTATGCTGGCGACTGCTTCTTGATGGAGGGCAGGGAGCCGATGCTGGCCCGGCACGCCTACCTGCTGGGCGATGGGGACACCGTGGCCTTTGAAGGCGGCGAAGAGGAATGCCGCTTTGTGCTGGTTTCCGGCGCACCCTTGCGGGAACCGGTTGCCTGGGGCGGCCCCATTGTCATGAATACGGATGAGGAGCTGATGCAGGCGTATTTTGAAATTGAAGAAGGCAGATTCATCAAACACTGGCTTCCGTCCGCTCAGGATTAACCGCTGTCGGGTTGAAAATACCCGGCTTGACACGGCTGCTGCGGGGTCTTATCTGACCATTTTGCTTTGCAAACAGGAGCAAGTACCATGAGCAATTGTATTTCTGTCTTGTTTCGCAAGGGCAAACATCACGGCCTGGCACTTTTATGCACGCTGCTCGTAACCGCTTTTGCGGTTACTGGCGCGTTTGCCGCTGAGCCCAAGGTGCGCGTTCTTGCCACCACCTATCCCGTATATCTGTTGACCCGCGCTGTTGCCCAGACAAGCCCGGATGTGCAGGTTGATCTGCTCATTCCCCCCCAGACCGGCTGCCCGCACGACTACGCGCTGACCCCCAAGGACATGCAAAAACTCTCCAAGGCCAATGTTGTGATCATCAACGGCCTGGGCATGGAGTCCTTTCTGGAAAAACCCCTTGCCGCCGCAGGCAAGAAGATCGCCGTCATCGACAGCAGCAAGGGCATAAACGCCATTGTTGAAGAACATGACGAAGATCACGATGCCGACCACGGCAAGGCGGACGCAGCCCATAAGGATGACCACAACCCTGCGGCAGCGGCAAAAGGGCATGATCATGCTCACGAACACGGCCATGACCATGGGCACGACCACGGCGGCCTGAATCCGCATGCTTTTTCCAGCCCGCTGCAAGCTGCGGTGATGGCGCGCAATATTGGCCGTGGCCTTGCTGCTGCTGCGCCGGTTGCCTCAAAAAACTGCCCGCAGGTTGCGGATGCCTATGCCGCAAGGCTTGAGGCTCTGGGCCAGCGCCTTGCCGCCGTAGGGGCCAATGCCGCCAACAAGAATGTGGTGGCCCTGCACGATGGCATGGCCTACCTTGTGCGCGATGCCGGGCTGAACCTTGTGGATGTGATTCAGGAAGATGAAGAGGCTCAACCCTCTGCGGCGCGTCTGCTTGATCTCGTAAAAAAGATAAAAGAATTCAAGCCGGTTGTGCTTATTGGCGAGCCCCAGTATTCGGACAAGCCCGTGCTCGCCCTTGCGGCGGAAACGGGTGTTCCGGCAGTGCAGCTTGACCCTCTGGCCTCGGGGCCGTCTGGCGCGCCCCTTGATTATTACGAAACCGTTATGTCAAAAAATATTGCCACGTTAGAGAAGTACTTTGGCAAATAACAGCTTGCTTGCCCCCTCGGTCTGCTTTGAGAATGTATGCCTCAGCCGGGGGGGCAATCTTATTCTGAACAATATCTGCGCCACCGCGCCCGCTGGCGGCAGCACGGTTCTTGTGGGCCCCAACGGGG
Above is a window of Desulfovibrio desulfuricans DSM 642 DNA encoding:
- a CDS encoding 50S ribosomal protein L11 methyltransferase → MKQIFRLEMVVAEEDADRATGLLTLGVPFGWEEETLPTGETRFRVHCENPEFINNLQSDLQARIPAAEYTLTTLEDQDWLAAWRQFFTPVPCGNRFVVLPPWLADSNDFPGREKIVIEPKSAFGTGHHATTALCLTVLSELVEAGRVKPGQHFLDLGTGSGVLGIACCKSGLTGEGYDIDMLAVENAIENRQINGIEGFEVGLGSIDALEGRTYDLVLANILARPLIDLAQRIVWACKPGACLVLSGLLEIQADSVEEAYMAQCLPKPRRVIDGEWCALVWD
- a CDS encoding YcaO-like family protein; the encoded protein is MNEQLPIITLTPCPKGYTRDLDKTMSPAQTIARVRERLDSSRLDILSKTRRVDVGRLGIPVFLSVCGADARRIMPTRKQMGKGSSAEQAEASALMELMERFAFFSFWEERPHMVSATWSEAEARFGNDLLSIEAMLRSVDDTLSPQDARRVLDLTHWQFYPATRLLDGKTVWLPLDWFKLLGEFNGTSAGNSREESLLQGLSELIERHVCCRVDRNLPTTPTIDPASCAFDPVLAELLAAFEREGIRIVLKDFSQGMPLPTVAAVAWDPKTFPDSSEIIYTAGTAASPAKAAIRAVTEVAQLAGDFCTRACYEASGLSKYTALEQINWLIEGPTVSLASLPTVENADIREELLTALRGLAPLELYAVETTHPRLGIPTHYSIVPGLHFRERDRNQSLGLFVGRKLVEEADAETVLHGLKVLESCYPGAHFLPFFEGMLALRAEDFNTARSAFAAAVPLQPDADSQALASFYLGYTDTLECRWQEALPALAAAARLCPDMKEYGNLLGVAHFKTGDYAKAAEAFKAVLRVDKGSAMDLANLGLCEKFMGNAGQAREYLSAALELDASLDFARNHLAELEGQAN
- a CDS encoding metal ABC transporter substrate-binding protein, coding for MSNCISVLFRKGKHHGLALLCTLLVTAFAVTGAFAAEPKVRVLATTYPVYLLTRAVAQTSPDVQVDLLIPPQTGCPHDYALTPKDMQKLSKANVVIINGLGMESFLEKPLAAAGKKIAVIDSSKGINAIVEEHDEDHDADHGKADAAHKDDHNPAAAAKGHDHAHEHGHDHGHDHGGLNPHAFSSPLQAAVMARNIGRGLAAAAPVASKNCPQVADAYAARLEALGQRLAAVGANAANKNVVALHDGMAYLVRDAGLNLVDVIQEDEEAQPSAARLLDLVKKIKEFKPVVLIGEPQYSDKPVLALAAETGVPAVQLDPLASGPSGAPLDYYETVMSKNIATLEKYFGK
- a CDS encoding class I SAM-dependent methyltransferase, which gives rise to MSDPQCTPLSPEETSTSLSPAHATELETLLERIRTDFDVEFEPLHVDENPLQVLSIQNMSAHLDKLLQRKAIHDPLKDLPLWAKLWPGSFVLGRLLRKYEPQGKSLLELGAGCGALSLVAARYGFARVVLSDVVEQALRFARANVLRNGLGDQIEVTHVDVTAPGRDPRFASGFDIIAASEILYLDDLHRPLVKFVDRHLAPGGKAFFCTDVARAKPHFGKIAAKTFKITEGRIGVKSHDENGEEQRRLYSILILERP
- the queE gene encoding 7-carboxy-7-deazaguanine synthase gives rise to the protein MSFAVKEIFYTLQGEGFHAGRPAVFCRFSGCNLWSGREEDRKFAKCPFCDTDFLGAEKSGGEFKNAPTLAQAICSFFPSYTHPGYRPYVVFTGGEPALQLTEELLQELGRYGVETGIETNGTLALPKGLDWITVSPKAGTKLVVTSGSELKLVWPQEGISVQDFEQLDFKHFFLQPRDYAGQSQATEDAVRICQDRPLWRLSLQTHKFIDIA
- a CDS encoding pirin family protein, with protein sequence MQLRSITGDVTGRPTIDGAGVRLVRVLGSPTVKTFDPFLMLDAFDSVNPEDYVKGFPMHPHRGIETFTYLVNGVIEHKDSLGNAGVIRDGGCQWMTAGSGILHQEMPLASPRMLGLQLWINLPATHKMTDPKYRDITIDMVPRVEEEAASVAVVAGEYKGVEGAARGDYVDVRFLDVRLKPGARWQVETNPAHTVFAYLYAGDCFLMEGREPMLARHAYLLGDGDTVAFEGGEEECRFVLVSGAPLREPVAWGGPIVMNTDEELMQAYFEIEEGRFIKHWLPSAQD
- a CDS encoding M23 family metallopeptidase, translating into MSKFLSRLALGALCIALGCPPTELVAEGASVAPAADSAKPATELAAEPSAGQPDSPESKAGQTDAQKTSASSQHAAPESSPAIPESAHPGSAANAEVCRSLPPLRELITSPFGNRRMPGWLSRRGVVMRDHGGVDIRAHMGWPVTAFKPGTVIRAGENGPLGISVDIRQEDGMTARYGHMSKTLVKTGQRVTAGEPVGLVGCTGRTTGAHLHFGLLDASGKAVDPLPYLHSADEVLRPDPADIPPVIEAQSCGPVMRGPNGRPTRMGNTRMGNTRMGTTLKELDNYTPPPIPTWDQRR